One Thermicanus aegyptius DSM 12793 DNA segment encodes these proteins:
- a CDS encoding P27 family phage terminase small subunit — MAKDGTNRGGARIGSGQKKKPLADKIAEGNPGKRKLEVVEFKNTADLKGQEMPKPRAMLSAVQKDGKTLEASEIYEITWKWLEERECAHLVLPQLLERYAMSAARWIQCEEAVTEFGFLAKHPTTGNAIQSPYVAMSQSFMSQTNRLWMEIYQIVRENCATEYSGLNPQDDVMERLLSARRGK, encoded by the coding sequence ATGGCCAAAGACGGAACAAACCGAGGCGGCGCCCGTATAGGCTCCGGTCAAAAGAAAAAACCACTTGCTGACAAAATTGCAGAGGGAAATCCCGGTAAAAGAAAGCTTGAGGTCGTCGAGTTCAAGAATACTGCTGACCTGAAGGGGCAGGAAATGCCAAAGCCAAGGGCCATGCTCTCCGCAGTGCAAAAGGATGGGAAAACCTTAGAAGCGAGTGAAATCTATGAAATTACATGGAAATGGCTTGAGGAGCGAGAATGTGCCCATTTGGTACTTCCACAGCTTCTAGAACGGTATGCCATGAGTGCGGCCAGATGGATACAGTGTGAGGAAGCGGTAACCGAGTTTGGTTTTCTAGCAAAGCATCCAACTACCGGCAATGCAATTCAAAGTCCTTATGTAGCGATGAGCCAGAGCTTTATGAGTCAGACAAACAGGCTATGGATGGAGATATATCAAATCGTTAGGGAGAACTGTGCTACAGAGTACTCTGGTTTAAACCCACAGGACGATGTGATGGAGCGATTGCTATCTGCCCGCAGAGGAAAATAA
- a CDS encoding HNH endonuclease signature motif containing protein, whose amino-acid sequence MHHILPLARGGTHDRSNLMALCTPCHSAITARDGDRWGTR is encoded by the coding sequence GTGCATCACATTCTTCCTCTTGCAAGAGGAGGAACTCACGATAGAAGTAATCTGATGGCTCTTTGTACTCCTTGCCACTCTGCAATCACTGCAAGAGATGGAGACCGTTGGGGAACCCGGTAG
- the tnpA gene encoding IS66 family insertion sequence element accessory protein TnpA: MTKLTLREEWEARVADFRASGKTAKAWCDEHQLKLHQLWYWVRKIESTRLSKSSGKALSPQWVRLPMEGPSSHDALTLKVGNVALEVRPGIDLAFLADVIKVLKAL, translated from the coding sequence ATGACGAAACTCACTTTACGTGAAGAATGGGAAGCTCGGGTGGCTGACTTTAGGGCAAGTGGGAAGACAGCGAAAGCATGGTGTGACGAACATCAATTAAAGCTACATCAGTTATGGTACTGGGTTCGAAAGATTGAATCCACCAGACTGTCTAAATCAAGTGGGAAAGCCTTGTCTCCTCAATGGGTTCGCCTCCCAATGGAAGGTCCATCATCCCATGATGCCTTGACTTTAAAAGTGGGAAATGTCGCCCTCGAGGTAAGGCCCGGAATTGATCTTGCCTTCCTCGCCGATGTAATCAAGGTGCTGAAGGCGTTATGA
- the tnpB gene encoding IS66 family insertion sequence element accessory protein TnpB (TnpB, as the term is used for proteins encoded by IS66 family insertion elements, is considered an accessory protein, since TnpC, encoded by a neighboring gene, is a DDE family transposase.), translating to MIPDVSAAQVYLALGSTDMRKSIDGLAVLVKESFRLDPFSNALFVFCNRKRDKLKILYWENNGFWLYYRRLERGRFQWPDHVTDQTMHVTKRQLRWLLDGLSLDQKQAHPPVTARTIL from the coding sequence ATGATCCCAGACGTGAGTGCGGCACAGGTTTATCTTGCCTTGGGCAGTACCGATATGCGTAAATCGATCGATGGACTCGCTGTACTTGTGAAAGAGAGTTTTCGGCTTGATCCTTTCTCCAATGCCCTCTTTGTTTTCTGTAATCGGAAACGGGACAAACTAAAGATCCTCTATTGGGAAAACAATGGTTTTTGGCTCTATTACCGGCGCCTTGAACGGGGGAGGTTTCAATGGCCGGATCACGTGACAGACCAAACGATGCATGTGACGAAGCGTCAGTTGCGCTGGCTGCTCGATGGGCTTTCCCTTGACCAAAAACAGGCGCATCCCCCGGTTACGGCGCGTACCATCCTTTAA
- the tnpC gene encoding IS66 family transposase — MDKTTTLTIEQLQNQIEEQNQQIALQNQQIAELTLKLKWYEERLLLNQKKRFGSSSEKTDEAQLTLPLFNEAEETADPAAEEPTLETITYSRHKQSGKREKELKDLPVEVIEYHLPENEQTCSSCGNPLHEMSVEVRQELKVIPAQVKVVKHVRHVYACRHCEHHEAHTPIVTAPMPTPVFPGSLASPSAMAYIMSQKYVYAQPLYRQEKHLERLGVPLSRQTLANWMLYGAHQWLHPLYERMKEHLIRQEILHADETTVQVLREENRAAETTSYMWLYRTGRDGPPIILFDYQKTRAGEHPKAFLAGFRGFLHVDGYAGYNQLKPEVTLVGCFAHARRKFDEALNALPPSDRNKNVAAKIGLGFCNQLYAVERDLKEASPEERYEERLKRSKPILEAFSVWLHQMKDQVLPKSTFGQAVQYCLNQWESLTNYLKDGRLEIDNNRSERSIKPFVIGRKNWLFSNTPRGAKASAIIYSIIETAKENNLNPYNYLTYLFERLPNIDLKDKDMIDQLLPWSAALPSNCRVNQK, encoded by the coding sequence ATGGACAAAACGACGACCCTAACCATCGAACAACTTCAAAATCAAATAGAAGAACAGAATCAGCAAATTGCACTTCAAAATCAGCAAATTGCTGAACTAACGTTAAAGCTGAAATGGTATGAGGAGAGACTTCTCCTAAACCAGAAAAAGCGGTTTGGCTCATCCAGCGAGAAAACGGATGAGGCTCAACTAACACTTCCCCTCTTTAACGAAGCGGAAGAAACCGCCGATCCTGCTGCCGAAGAGCCGACGCTTGAAACGATTACTTACAGCCGTCATAAACAAAGTGGAAAGCGCGAGAAAGAGCTGAAAGACCTGCCGGTAGAAGTGATCGAGTACCACTTACCTGAGAACGAACAAACCTGTTCTTCCTGTGGGAATCCCCTGCATGAAATGAGCGTAGAGGTCCGGCAAGAGTTAAAGGTCATTCCTGCTCAAGTGAAGGTTGTAAAGCATGTCCGGCACGTTTATGCCTGCCGCCACTGCGAGCACCATGAAGCGCACACCCCCATCGTCACGGCACCCATGCCTACGCCAGTATTTCCAGGGAGCTTAGCTTCTCCGTCCGCAATGGCCTACATTATGTCGCAAAAATATGTGTATGCCCAGCCGCTCTACCGGCAAGAGAAGCATTTAGAACGCTTGGGAGTGCCCTTATCCCGGCAAACCTTGGCCAATTGGATGCTCTATGGTGCTCACCAATGGCTTCATCCGCTCTATGAACGGATGAAGGAGCACCTCATTCGTCAAGAGATCCTGCATGCGGACGAAACGACGGTACAAGTACTCCGGGAAGAGAATCGGGCTGCGGAAACCACCTCCTACATGTGGCTATACCGTACCGGAAGAGATGGACCGCCCATTATCCTCTTTGATTACCAAAAGACAAGAGCGGGAGAACATCCCAAAGCCTTCTTAGCTGGGTTCCGCGGATTCCTCCATGTGGATGGATATGCCGGATACAACCAATTAAAACCGGAGGTTACGCTAGTAGGATGTTTCGCCCATGCCAGAAGGAAATTTGATGAGGCACTAAATGCCCTTCCTCCATCGGATCGAAATAAAAACGTAGCAGCCAAAATCGGGCTTGGGTTTTGCAACCAGCTTTATGCCGTCGAACGGGATTTAAAAGAGGCTTCCCCGGAAGAACGGTATGAAGAACGCTTAAAACGAAGTAAGCCCATTTTGGAGGCTTTTTCCGTATGGCTTCACCAAATGAAGGATCAAGTCCTACCCAAAAGCACCTTTGGGCAGGCGGTTCAGTATTGCCTTAATCAGTGGGAGAGCCTCACAAACTATCTCAAAGATGGGAGACTTGAAATCGATAATAACAGAAGCGAACGCTCTATTAAGCCATTTGTCATTGGGAGGAAGAACTGGCTCTTTAGCAACACACCAAGGGGAGCGAAGGCGAGCGCGATCATCTACAGTATCATAGAGACTGCGAAAGAGAATAACCTTAATCCGTACAACTACCTCACCTATCTCTTTGAGCGGCTACCGAATATCGATTTGAAGGATAAAGACATGATCGATCAGCTCCTTCCTTGGTCGGCCGCCTTGCCTTCAAATTGCCGGGTAAACCAAAAGTAA